In Candidatus Zixiibacteriota bacterium, the genomic stretch GATTCAGTTCTCCTTCGAGCTGGTAGAAGATCTCGTCTCCGGGGTTGATGTGGAAGTCTTTCCGCCGGTTGGGACCGCGGGTGACGAAGGCGATGAAGTCGGAATCTTGCCAGATGACCCGGCGCTGTCCCCAGTCGCCCCGGTTCTCGTCGATCCAGCGCTGCAAATGAAACGCTTGCAGGTGAGGAAACATACCGCCTCCCTGGACGCCGGTTGCGCCGCCTGTATTGTATAGATTCCGATGCCCCTCAGAATCAAACGGGCCCGGCTTTGCCGCCTGCCGGCGTTGAGCTTGCCGCAGGGGCGGGTGGGGCTCATCTCCGACACCCACGGCCTGCTCCGCCCGGAGGCGGTCGCGGCACTGCAGGGTTCGGAGCTGATCATTCACGCGGGCGATATCGGCGGCCCGGGCGTTCTCGAGGGGCTCCGGCGGCTCTGTCCCGTCGCGGCGGTCCGCGGCAACAACGACCGCGGGGCTTGGGCGCGCGGCCTTCCCCTCGGCCTGGAGCTGCGCATCAACGATTTCGTTTGTTACGTCGTCCACGATCTGCGCGGCCTCGGCGCCCCGCCCGAGCCCCCGGCCGTGGTGATAAGCGGTCACTCGCACCGGCCGAAGGTGGAGAAATCGCCGGGCGCGCTCTTCGTCAACCCGGGGAGCGCCGGTCCACGCCGCTTCAAGCTCCCGGTCACGGTCGCCCGCCTGACGCTCGGCCGCGGTTCGGCCGGAGCCGAAATCGTCGAGATTCTCTGAAGCGTGTCCCGCGCCGACTTCGGGTTGACATCGAAGGTCGGTCACGGTAGAAAAGAGCTGGTCCTTTTAAACCGATCCCGCGAGGTCGGTAAAGGCACACGATGAACTTTTGTCGGGGAAATATGACACAGGCCTCTTCCGTCCGGAGGAGGCCTTTTTTTATGGCTTGACGTGGCAGCCGAGAAGCAGATTCTCCTCGAGAAGGAAGATCTCGCCAGGACCGTGGCGCGGATGGCGCACGAGATCGTCGAGCGCACCGCGGGAGCGGCTCCGGTTCTGATCGGCATCCGCTCGCGCGGCGTTCACCTGGCGCGTCGCCTGGCCCGCAAGATCGCGGAGTTCGGCAGGGCGGCCCCGGCCGTCGGAGCGATCGACATCACGCGCTTCCGCGACGACGGCGCTGCAACCGACGAGCCGGCGCTCCTCTCGCCGCGTGAGATCCCCGTCGCGGTCGACGACCGGACCGTGGTGCTCGTCGACGACGTCATCTATCGCGGCCGCACCATCCGGGCGGCGATGCAGGCGGTGGCGCGTTTCGGCAACCCCGCCCGCGTGCTGCTCGCGGTGCTGATCGATCGCGGCGCACGCGAGCTTCCGATCCGTGCGGACATCGTCGGCCGCAACCTCGAAGCCGACGACGCCCGGCGGATCACGGTCTTGTTGGAAGAATCGGACGGCGTCGACCAGGTAGTGCTCACCGACTGGCCGCCGCGCGTCCAACAACCTTAGGAGCCGATTGTCGTGCGCAGCCTGGTGTCGATTGCCGACCTCGGGAACGATGAGATCGAAGCGATCTTCGAGCTCGCGGACGACGCGCCCGCCCTGGTGCGCGAGCGCCCCGCCGCCGGCAGGATCATGGCGACGTTGTTCTACGAGCCGAGCACCCGGACCCGGCTTTCTTTCGAATCGGCGATGCAGCGCCTCGGCGGTTCGGTCGTCAGCTGCTCCGACATGCGGTCGTCCTCGGCGGCCAAGGGCGAGAGCATCGCCGACACCGCCAGGGTGGTATCGAGCTACGCCGATGTACTGGTCGTCCGCCACTACTGGGACGGCGCCGCCCAGGCGATGGCGGAGCACGCGGAGATTCCGCTGATCAACGCCGGCGACGGCAGCCACGAGCATCCCACGCAGACGCTCTGCGACCTCTATACGCTCAGGCGGGAGAAGGGCGGGCTTAAGGGGCTCACGGTGGTGGTCTGCGGCGACTTGAAGCACGGCCGGACGATTCACTCCCTGGTTTACGCGCTGGCCCGCTTCGGGGCCAACGTGGTGGCGCTGGCCGCGGCCGGCATGGAGCTTCCGGCTTTCGTGCTCGAGCGGCTCGAGAGAGAGTTCGGGTACGCGCCCGCGCCCCTCGCCTCCGACGATTTGCGGTCGGTGGTGAGCGAGACCGACGCCCTCTATCTCACGCCGCGCCAGCCGCACCGGCTCGCGCTGCTCACCGATCTCGACGCCGAGATCCAGCGCCGGCTGACCGGTATGGTCTCGGAGCTGCGCTACGACGCTTTCTACATGACGCGCAAGCAAAAGGAACGGCTCGGCGCCGAGAACGGCGGCGGCAGCTATCCGACGATCGGCTCGAGCTTTCTCGACTCGGAGCGCTTCAGGGACACGGTCGTCATGCATCCGCTGCCCCGCGTCGACGAGCTCTCGCCCGAGCTCGACCGCGACCGCCGCGGGGTCTATTTCAAGCAGGCGGCCTACGGCGTTCCGGTGCGCATGGCCCTGCTCAAATTTATCCTGGGCGGGGAAGGCCGCGGGGCGGCCCCTGGGCCCTCGGTTCCCGTCTACGAGACACCCGAGCGGCTCGGACCGTCATGCCCGAACCCCAACTGCGTCACGGTCCGGGAGCCGGCTTCCACCCGGCACCGTTTCGGCCTGGTCTCCGGGGGGCCGGGGGGCGTCTTGATTCTTCGCTGCTTCTACTGCGATCACCCCTTCAAGGTCAGGCTCGTGGGCCACGCG encodes the following:
- a CDS encoding metallophosphoesterase family protein, with product MPLRIKRARLCRLPALSLPQGRVGLISDTHGLLRPEAVAALQGSELIIHAGDIGGPGVLEGLRRLCPVAAVRGNNDRGAWARGLPLGLELRINDFVCYVVHDLRGLGAPPEPPAVVISGHSHRPKVEKSPGALFVNPGSAGPRRFKLPVTVARLTLGRGSAGAEIVEIL
- the pyrR gene encoding bifunctional pyr operon transcriptional regulator/uracil phosphoribosyltransferase PyrR — encoded protein: MAAEKQILLEKEDLARTVARMAHEIVERTAGAAPVLIGIRSRGVHLARRLARKIAEFGRAAPAVGAIDITRFRDDGAATDEPALLSPREIPVAVDDRTVVLVDDVIYRGRTIRAAMQAVARFGNPARVLLAVLIDRGARELPIRADIVGRNLEADDARRITVLLEESDGVDQVVLTDWPPRVQQP
- the pyrR gene encoding bifunctional pyr operon transcriptional regulator/uracil phosphoribosyltransferase PyrR, whose product is MRSLVSIADLGNDEIEAIFELADDAPALVRERPAAGRIMATLFYEPSTRTRLSFESAMQRLGGSVVSCSDMRSSSAAKGESIADTARVVSSYADVLVVRHYWDGAAQAMAEHAEIPLINAGDGSHEHPTQTLCDLYTLRREKGGLKGLTVVVCGDLKHGRTIHSLVYALARFGANVVALAAAGMELPAFVLERLEREFGYAPAPLASDDLRSVVSETDALYLTPRQPHRLALLTDLDAEIQRRLTGMVSELRYDAFYMTRKQKERLGAENGGGSYPTIGSSFLDSERFRDTVVMHPLPRVDELSPELDRDRRGVYFKQAAYGVPVRMALLKFILGGEGRGAAPGPSVPVYETPERLGPSCPNPNCVTVREPASTRHRFGLVSGGPGGVLILRCFYCDHPFKVRLVGHAPSRKYCAYDIALAPLLKRWLGRRELVVFDSVKQAEELGYEPYRCGPERVVMDEGEIEAALLRLSEEILRDTAEPERLFILGIRSGGAWLARRIAVRMELERKRKLEVGEIEIYGESDEIRRVAPADAELGPVNLRDRDVVLVDDVIHTGRTANHALSVLFRSGRPKSVRLAVLVDRGRRQVPLKPNYVGKHLPTSDQERVRVRLREQEPQSADKVTLYAAEGPGEEVQEIA